Proteins from one Arsenophonus apicola genomic window:
- the tamA gene encoding autotransporter assembly complex protein TamA, with product MPRYSLLCFLCMSMVVPIANGANLRLKVEGLTGELEKNVRIQLSSITQDEIATDGRFRVRVDKAIRLGLRPLGYYEPTIEFSYQEFQPPSRPVLTAKVDPGKPVHVADVKITLKGAAKYDKDYAEMIARNTPPKGIILNHGDYEDLKQGFSRLAVRKGYFDAEMEKSQLGVSLAHLASYWVFDFNSGERYRFGAIKYEGAQIREDYLNNIVPFKQGDYYASEQLAEFNQRLVSTGWFNSAIVTPDINKARQKGTHILPMDAVLTPRARNHVELGGGYSTDVGPRVKATWNKPWINSRGQSFTSSLSLSQPEQIIDASYKIPLKKSPLEQYYAVQAGFKRTDLNDTQSDTTTHNLLRNWDYYKGWQYGVNLRWSLSHFTQANVTNTTMLLYPGVSLSRMRQRGGAMPYWGDSQRYTIDISNTTWGSDIDFIVLQAQNVWIRTPWKGHRFVVRGHLGWIEANRFDKVPPDLRFFAGGDRSIRGYGYQKISPTNDQGKLTGASKLAVGSLEYQYNVTGNWWGAIFVDGGEAVNDFNKDDFKVGAGVGIRWVSPVGPIKLDIAAPVGDPDHSKVQFYIGLGAEL from the coding sequence GTGCCAAGATATTCTTTGCTTTGTTTTCTTTGTATGTCGATGGTAGTGCCTATTGCCAATGGTGCCAATCTTCGTTTAAAAGTTGAGGGTTTGACAGGAGAACTTGAAAAAAACGTTCGTATTCAGCTCTCAAGTATCACTCAGGATGAAATTGCCACAGATGGTCGTTTTCGCGTGAGAGTTGATAAGGCAATTCGTTTAGGGTTAAGGCCGTTAGGTTATTATGAACCCACTATTGAATTTTCTTATCAGGAATTTCAACCACCTTCTCGACCCGTTTTAACCGCGAAAGTTGATCCTGGAAAACCGGTTCATGTGGCAGATGTAAAGATAACACTAAAGGGAGCGGCCAAATATGATAAAGACTATGCGGAAATGATAGCCCGCAATACGCCCCCAAAAGGAATTATTCTTAATCATGGCGATTATGAAGATTTGAAACAGGGATTTAGTCGGCTGGCGGTTCGTAAAGGTTATTTTGATGCAGAAATGGAAAAAAGTCAGTTAGGCGTTTCATTAGCTCATCTAGCTTCTTATTGGGTATTTGATTTCAATAGTGGTGAGCGTTATCGTTTCGGCGCTATCAAATATGAAGGCGCTCAAATTCGCGAAGATTATTTAAATAATATTGTTCCCTTTAAACAGGGAGACTATTACGCTTCTGAGCAATTGGCTGAATTCAATCAACGGTTAGTCAGTACGGGTTGGTTCAATTCCGCCATTGTGACACCTGATATCAATAAAGCGCGTCAGAAAGGCACCCATATTCTGCCAATGGACGCGGTATTAACGCCACGTGCGCGAAATCATGTTGAATTAGGTGGTGGTTATTCCACTGATGTCGGCCCTCGAGTCAAGGCTACTTGGAATAAGCCCTGGATTAATTCGAGAGGACAGAGTTTTACTTCCAGCCTCAGTCTTTCGCAACCTGAACAAATTATTGATGCAAGCTATAAAATTCCACTAAAAAAGAGCCCCTTAGAACAATACTATGCCGTTCAGGCCGGTTTCAAACGTACTGACTTAAATGATACCCAGTCTGATACGACAACCCACAATTTATTAAGGAATTGGGATTATTATAAAGGTTGGCAATATGGCGTTAATTTGCGTTGGAGTCTTAGCCATTTTACCCAGGCAAATGTAACCAATACAACTATGCTTCTGTATCCTGGCGTCAGTCTCAGCCGCATGCGACAACGAGGTGGCGCCATGCCCTATTGGGGGGATAGCCAACGATATACTATTGATATTTCTAATACTACCTGGGGTTCAGATATCGATTTTATTGTATTACAAGCGCAAAATGTTTGGATAAGAACCCCCTGGAAAGGGCATCGTTTTGTTGTAAGAGGTCATCTGGGTTGGATAGAAGCTAATCGATTTGACAAAGTCCCTCCCGATCTGCGTTTTTTTGCTGGTGGTGATCGCAGTATCAGAGGTTATGGTTATCAAAAAATTTCCCCTACCAATGACCAAGGAAAATTAACCGGTGCTTCCAAATTAGCCGTCGGCTCACTGGAATATCAATATAATGTGACGGGCAACTGGTGGGGTGCCATATTTGTTGATGGTGGTGAGGCGGTCAATGATTTTAATAAGGATGATTTTAAAGTTGGCGCTGGCGTTGGTATTCGCTGGGTTTCACCAGTTGGGCCAATTAAACTGGATATTGCTGCACCGGTTGGTGATCCTGATCATAGCAAAGTACAATTTTATATTGGGTTAGGTGCTGAGCTATGA
- the tamB gene encoding autotransporter assembly complex protein TamB, with protein MKWIKRISLALLFLLLILLTIIGWIVTTQSGLHFALNTAVRWLPGLEIATMSGGWSDLNLQGVRYRTKGINVDVDKFNLSLQVNCLKRFQLCVNNISTEGVDVKIDSKAFQSAEEQASSKPLTKLSTPYPILLNQLTLKNISIQLDNTQVLLAELTMAADWQANLLTIKPTTINGLAVNLPKTTIEANKETEKTVIKTTNGIADKSPAETLKALFAEPLLAKLPEVVLPIDINIEQIRGINWHLAGDTKLFVANLTLIASVQNQQIAIKQFDVVAPEGKITLTGDANLAQQWPVNIAVQAVSYLNDLKGQQVDLKLEGALLQQLKLMLSFTGPIKANLVAEAALSQAGLPIQLTLESQQLNWPLQGEPEYRLKDLRLRLNGKVMNYDLSLRTQMDGRDVPPALLTLDAKGNEEQFRLTRLRLNALQGHTELSGIIDWSKAISWNGLLTLSNINTAKQWPQWPAKLQGKIVTTGSLHGGSWQLKIPEITLDGKVKGNLLQTRGQINGNAAGQWNISDFNILLGRNKLAINGHVSDKWQLDGIIDAPGLDGVLPGLASVIKGQLKLRGDLKSPQLMVDLAARKVKWQKNLAIDKAIIQGDIRSDKQIHGQLTVAIHQLKQSDLVVHNFNLDAKGNEQQHSVKMNIDGKPIFGHLTLKGRFDRQKALWQGVLDNTLFNSPIGEWQLSRPVAIEYANQQQEVTLSPHCWINAKGRFCLSKTAKIGKSGNADILLQQFDLALLKPFLPAETQLTGSFDGDAKVSWYADGRSPQAKVNLLGNSVKIKQLIEGSVLPVEFQTLTLNADMSNGKAVLQWLIQINNNGKFSGNIRIDDLQQNRKLSGSVNIENISLALIRPVLSKGEKLDGDLNADLRLAGNMKQPLLNGNLALSNVAAKGHWFPFDINQGFLKLNFMGTHSQLTGRINTPEGYLKLTGEADWRNIKAWQARISATGNKLRITLPPMVRIDVEPDIVFEATPNLLSLNGNVNIPWARITVQELPESAVGVSSDEVMLDANLQPIEKKGISIPILTNLQIKIGNDVRLDAFGLKARLTGILKVIQDKQGLGLNGQINIPEGRFHAYGQDLIVRKGQILFSGPVDQPFLNVEAIRNPESTNDNVIAGVRVTGLADKPKATILSEPVKSQQEALSYLLRGEGLDSSGADSTHMAALLISMGVSKSGKLLGSIGETFGVSDLALDTQGVGDKSQVVVSGKITNDLQVKYGVGIFNSLATLTLRYRLMPKLYLEAVSGVDQALDLLYQFEF; from the coding sequence ATGAAATGGATAAAACGAATTAGTCTGGCTTTATTGTTTTTGTTATTAATATTATTAACGATAATTGGTTGGATAGTTACCACGCAATCAGGCTTACATTTTGCCCTTAATACAGCCGTGCGTTGGTTGCCAGGATTAGAAATTGCGACCATGTCCGGCGGCTGGAGTGATTTGAATTTGCAAGGAGTTCGTTATCGAACCAAGGGTATTAATGTTGATGTTGATAAATTTAATCTTTCACTCCAAGTTAACTGTTTAAAACGTTTTCAATTGTGCGTTAATAATATTTCAACTGAAGGCGTCGATGTTAAGATTGATAGCAAAGCCTTTCAATCTGCCGAAGAGCAAGCTAGCTCAAAACCCTTAACTAAATTGTCGACCCCTTATCCTATTTTGTTAAATCAGTTAACCCTCAAAAATATCAGTATCCAGCTTGATAACACCCAGGTTTTGCTGGCTGAATTAACAATGGCGGCTGATTGGCAAGCTAATCTATTAACAATTAAACCGACGACAATTAATGGATTAGCAGTTAATTTGCCAAAAACAACAATAGAAGCAAATAAAGAGACAGAAAAAACAGTAATAAAAACTACTAATGGGATAGCAGATAAATCACCTGCTGAAACATTAAAAGCCCTGTTTGCTGAGCCCTTATTGGCTAAATTACCTGAAGTCGTGTTGCCTATCGATATTAATATTGAGCAGATCCGAGGGATAAACTGGCATTTAGCTGGAGATACTAAGCTATTCGTTGCTAATTTGACATTAATAGCTAGCGTACAAAATCAGCAGATAGCTATCAAGCAATTTGATGTTGTGGCGCCTGAAGGCAAGATCACTCTCACTGGTGATGCTAATTTGGCTCAGCAGTGGCCGGTCAATATTGCTGTTCAAGCCGTATCCTATCTTAATGATCTTAAAGGGCAACAAGTTGATTTGAAATTAGAAGGGGCTTTATTACAACAGCTTAAATTAATGTTAAGTTTTACGGGGCCCATCAAGGCTAATTTGGTTGCTGAAGCAGCCCTATCACAAGCAGGATTGCCAATTCAATTAACCCTAGAAAGTCAGCAGCTTAATTGGCCACTGCAAGGTGAACCCGAATATCGTTTAAAGGATCTGCGTTTACGTTTGAATGGTAAGGTGATGAATTATGACCTCTCATTAAGAACCCAAATGGATGGACGGGATGTGCCACCGGCCTTATTAACGCTTGATGCTAAAGGGAATGAAGAACAGTTTCGTTTAACTCGTCTGCGATTGAATGCGTTGCAAGGACACACTGAATTAAGCGGAATTATTGATTGGAGTAAAGCGATAAGTTGGAATGGGTTATTAACTTTATCCAATATTAATACTGCAAAACAGTGGCCACAATGGCCAGCTAAATTACAGGGTAAAATCGTCACGACAGGCAGTTTACATGGTGGTAGCTGGCAATTAAAAATCCCTGAAATTACCTTGGATGGTAAGGTAAAAGGTAATTTATTACAAACCCGCGGACAGATAAACGGAAATGCCGCAGGTCAATGGAACATTTCCGATTTCAATATCTTACTCGGGCGCAATAAATTAGCTATTAATGGACATGTGAGTGACAAATGGCAACTAGATGGGATAATAGATGCCCCCGGTCTCGATGGTGTATTACCTGGTTTAGCGAGTGTCATTAAGGGACAATTAAAATTACGAGGTGATTTAAAGTCACCACAATTAATGGTTGATCTGGCAGCTCGTAAAGTTAAATGGCAAAAAAACTTAGCTATTGATAAAGCTATTATTCAAGGTGATATCCGTTCTGATAAACAGATCCATGGTCAGTTAACCGTTGCTATTCATCAGTTGAAACAGTCCGATTTAGTTGTGCACAATTTCAACTTAGATGCTAAAGGTAATGAACAACAGCATAGTGTTAAAATGAATATCGATGGAAAACCCATTTTTGGTCATTTAACACTGAAAGGCCGTTTTGATCGACAGAAAGCGTTATGGCAAGGCGTGTTAGATAATACTTTATTTAATTCACCGATCGGTGAATGGCAATTAAGTCGGCCAGTTGCGATTGAGTATGCTAATCAACAACAGGAAGTCACTTTGTCCCCTCATTGCTGGATAAATGCTAAAGGGCGTTTTTGTCTGTCTAAAACGGCTAAAATTGGTAAGTCCGGTAATGCAGATATTCTATTACAACAGTTTGATTTAGCACTGCTCAAACCTTTTTTGCCTGCTGAAACTCAGCTCACAGGCAGTTTTGATGGTGATGCAAAAGTGAGCTGGTATGCGGATGGCCGTTCACCACAGGCAAAAGTAAATTTGCTTGGTAATAGTGTGAAAATTAAGCAATTAATTGAAGGATCGGTGTTACCAGTTGAATTTCAAACGCTAACATTAAATGCAGATATGAGTAATGGTAAGGCGGTCTTACAGTGGTTAATACAAATTAACAATAATGGCAAATTTTCAGGCAATATACGGATTGACGATCTGCAACAAAACCGTAAATTATCAGGTAGTGTTAACATTGAAAATATTTCATTAGCATTAATTCGTCCAGTTCTAAGTAAAGGTGAAAAGTTAGATGGCGATTTGAATGCCGATTTAAGGTTAGCTGGCAATATGAAGCAGCCACTATTAAATGGTAATTTGGCACTTTCTAATGTGGCAGCAAAAGGACACTGGTTTCCATTTGATATCAATCAGGGTTTCCTCAAACTGAATTTTATGGGAACACATTCTCAATTAACCGGACGTATAAATACACCAGAAGGTTATTTAAAATTAACCGGAGAGGCGGATTGGCGTAACATTAAAGCCTGGCAAGCGAGAATTTCGGCCACCGGTAACAAACTGCGGATAACATTACCGCCAATGGTTCGTATTGATGTGGAGCCGGATATTGTTTTTGAAGCTACACCTAATTTATTAAGTCTTAATGGTAATGTAAATATTCCCTGGGCGCGTATAACAGTACAAGAATTACCGGAATCAGCAGTAGGCGTTTCATCAGATGAAGTGATGTTAGATGCAAATTTGCAGCCAATTGAGAAAAAAGGTATATCAATACCAATCTTAACCAATCTACAAATTAAAATTGGCAATGATGTTCGTCTGGACGCATTTGGTTTAAAAGCTCGATTAACAGGAATATTAAAAGTTATCCAAGATAAACAAGGATTGGGTTTAAATGGCCAGATTAATATTCCTGAAGGACGATTTCATGCATATGGACAAGATCTTATTGTCCGGAAAGGACAAATTTTATTTTCAGGCCCCGTTGATCAGCCATTCTTAAATGTAGAAGCGATCCGTAATCCGGAGAGTACCAATGATAATGTGATTGCGGGTGTCAGGGTTACCGGCTTGGCGGATAAACCAAAAGCAACGATTTTATCCGAGCCAGTTAAATCGCAGCAGGAAGCGCTGTCTTATTTACTTAGAGGTGAAGGGTTAGATAGTAGTGGCGCAGATAGTACCCATATGGCTGCTTTGCTGATTAGTATGGGAGTTTCCAAAAGTGGAAAATTATTGGGAAGTATTGGTGAAACATTTGGTGTTTCCGACTTAGCATTAGATACTCAGGGAGTTGGTGACAAATCTCAGGTTGTAGTGAGTGGAAAGATTACTAATGATTTGCAAGTTAAATATGGTGTCGGGATATTTAATTCTCTTGCTACATTAACGCTACGCTATCGTTTGATGCCAAAATTGTATCTAGAAGCTGTGTCTGGTGTTGATCAGGCACTAGATCTGCTTTATCAGTTTGAGTTTTAA
- a CDS encoding gamma-glutamylcyclotransferase family protein, with protein MRIIVYGSLRRKQGNHHWMTYAQLLGEYRLEGYEIYDLGHYPAVIRGKGTIECEVYRITPSILTELDELKRNSQDYERELISTPYGNAWIYLYKLPVDGLRRIESGDWLKRNGKSK; from the coding sequence ATGCGTATAATTGTTTATGGTAGTTTAAGACGTAAACAGGGAAATCATCATTGGATGACCTATGCTCAGCTATTAGGAGAGTATCGGTTGGAAGGTTATGAAATTTATGACTTAGGTCATTACCCTGCAGTAATACGTGGTAAAGGGACGATAGAATGTGAAGTTTATCGTATTACACCTTCAATTTTAACTGAGCTTGATGAATTAAAAAGGAATTCCCAGGATTATGAAAGAGAGTTGATATCGACACCTTATGGTAATGCATGGATTTATCTTTATAAACTTCCGGTAGATGGTTTACGGCGAATTGAAAGTGGTGATTGGCTAAAACGTAATGGGAAAAGCAAATAA
- the ppa gene encoding inorganic diphosphatase, whose amino-acid sequence MSLNNVPAGKELPEDIYVIIEIPANADPIKYEVDKKSGAIFVDRFMSTAMFYPCNYGYINHTLSLDGDPVDVLVPTPYPLQPGAVIRCRPIGVLKMTDESGEDAKLVAVPHSKLTKEYDHIKDIHDLPELLRAQIKHFFEHYKDLEQGKWVKVEGWENVDAAKAEILSSFERAAKK is encoded by the coding sequence ATGAGCCTAAATAACGTACCGGCAGGGAAAGAACTGCCTGAAGATATCTATGTCATTATAGAAATTCCAGCCAATGCTGATCCGATAAAATATGAAGTAGATAAAAAATCCGGCGCCATCTTTGTCGATCGTTTTATGTCTACTGCTATGTTTTATCCCTGTAATTATGGTTATATCAACCATACTCTCTCCCTAGATGGCGATCCTGTTGATGTTTTAGTTCCAACACCTTATCCGCTACAACCAGGAGCAGTGATCCGTTGTCGCCCAATCGGTGTCTTAAAAATGACCGATGAATCCGGTGAAGATGCAAAATTAGTTGCTGTGCCTCATTCTAAATTGACTAAAGAATACGATCATATTAAGGATATTCACGATCTACCTGAATTATTACGTGCTCAAATTAAACATTTCTTTGAACACTATAAAGATTTAGAACAAGGCAAATGGGTAAAGGTGGAAGGTTGGGAAAATGTTGATGCGGCAAAAGCTGAAATTCTTTCTTCTTTTGAACGCGCAGCTAAAAAATAA
- the fbp gene encoding class 1 fructose-bisphosphatase, producing MKTLDEFIVEKQHDFPHATGELTALLSAIKLGAKIIHRDINKAGLVDILGASGASNVQGEVQMKLDLYANEKLKAALKARGEVAGIASEEEDEIVIFDGDRAENAKYVVLMDPLDGSSNIDVNVSVGTIFSIYRRITPIGQPVTKADFLQPGHQQVAAGYVVYGSSTMLVYTTGYGVHAFTYDPSLGVFCLSHEKVMFPTQGNMYSINEGNYSKFPLGVKKYIKYCQEQDPATLRPYTTRYIGSLVADFHRNLLKGGIYIYPSTASHPKGKLRLLYECNPIAFLAEQAGGKASDGSHRILDIVPEQLHQRVPFFVGTKSMVEKAESFMLEFSVNE from the coding sequence ATGAAAACATTAGACGAATTTATCGTTGAAAAACAACATGATTTTCCTCATGCTACTGGTGAACTTACTGCATTATTGTCAGCCATTAAATTAGGTGCAAAAATCATTCACCGCGATATTAATAAAGCCGGTTTGGTGGATATTTTAGGCGCAAGTGGTGCTTCTAATGTTCAAGGTGAAGTTCAAATGAAACTTGACCTCTACGCGAATGAAAAATTAAAAGCCGCTTTGAAAGCGCGAGGAGAGGTTGCTGGCATTGCCTCTGAAGAAGAAGACGAAATCGTTATTTTTGATGGTGATCGGGCAGAAAATGCCAAATATGTCGTATTAATGGATCCATTAGATGGTTCATCAAATATTGATGTAAATGTTTCGGTAGGAACTATTTTCTCTATTTATCGCCGCATTACACCGATTGGACAACCTGTTACCAAAGCAGATTTTTTACAACCGGGCCATCAACAAGTCGCAGCCGGCTACGTTGTATATGGCTCTTCAACCATGCTGGTCTATACAACCGGTTATGGTGTGCATGCCTTTACCTATGATCCTTCTCTGGGAGTTTTCTGTTTATCTCACGAAAAAGTGATGTTCCCGACCCAAGGCAACATGTATTCAATCAATGAAGGAAATTATAGTAAATTTCCATTAGGGGTAAAAAAATATATAAAATATTGCCAGGAGCAAGATCCCGCTACACTTCGCCCTTATACTACCCGTTATATTGGCTCTCTGGTGGCAGATTTTCATCGAAATTTACTAAAAGGTGGTATTTATATTTATCCAAGTACAGCAAGCCATCCTAAAGGTAAATTACGCTTACTATATGAATGCAATCCGATTGCCTTTTTAGCCGAACAGGCGGGAGGTAAAGCAAGTGATGGTAGTCATCGCATTTTAGATATTGTTCCAGAACAACTACATCAACGTGTACCATTCTTCGTTGGAACAAAATCTATGGTAGAGAAAGCCGAAAGCTTTATGCTTGAATTTTCAGTTAATGAATAA
- the argR gene encoding transcriptional regulator ArgR produces MYASSKQEDLVKAFKALLKEEKFSSQSEIVIALQEQGFENINQSKISRMLTKFGAVRNRNAKMEMVYCLPAELVVPTTTSPLKNLVLDVNYNESIVVIRTSPGAAQLIARLLDSLGTSEGILGSIAGDDTIFSTPTLGFSTKRLYEAILNLFEQEL; encoded by the coding sequence ATGTATGCTTCTTCTAAACAAGAAGATCTCGTGAAAGCTTTTAAAGCGCTGCTCAAAGAAGAAAAATTTAGTTCACAAAGTGAGATCGTTATAGCACTTCAAGAGCAAGGCTTTGAAAATATAAACCAATCAAAAATTTCTAGAATGCTGACTAAGTTTGGCGCAGTGCGTAACCGTAATGCGAAAATGGAAATGGTTTATTGCCTACCCGCTGAACTGGTTGTTCCTACAACAACTAGCCCACTAAAAAATTTGGTATTAGATGTTAATTACAATGAATCAATTGTGGTTATTCGTACTAGCCCTGGGGCTGCACAGCTGATTGCTCGTTTATTAGATTCTTTAGGAACTTCAGAAGGAATTTTAGGTAGTATCGCCGGCGATGATACCATTTTTTCTACTCCAACTCTGGGATTTTCCACCAAACGACTTTATGAAGCCATTTTGAATTTATTTGAACAAGAGTTGTAA
- the mdh gene encoding malate dehydrogenase, with product MKLAILGAAGGIGQALALLLKNQLPSGSELSLYDIAPVTPGVAKDLSHIPTDVKVIGFAGEDPTPALDGADVVLISAGVARKPGMDRSDLFNINAGIVRSLIEKVAQSCPKALIGIITNPVNTTVPIAAEVLKKTGVYDRNRLFGVTTLDIIRSNTFVAELKGKKPQEIEVTVIGGHSGVTILPLLSQIPAVSFTEQEAEELTKRIQNAGTEVVEAKAGGGSATLSMGQAAARFGLSLIHALNGKENIIECAYVEGDGEYARFFAQPIRLGKNGIEERLPINIMNTFEKNKLENMLETLNKDIKLGEDFINK from the coding sequence ATGAAATTAGCTATTCTTGGGGCAGCAGGTGGTATTGGTCAAGCGCTTGCACTTCTTCTTAAAAACCAGCTTCCATCAGGCTCAGAGCTTTCTCTTTATGATATTGCTCCTGTGACCCCTGGTGTTGCCAAAGATTTAAGCCATATTCCAACGGATGTAAAAGTAATTGGTTTTGCTGGTGAAGATCCAACACCTGCACTTGACGGTGCTGATGTAGTATTAATTTCGGCAGGTGTTGCCAGGAAACCGGGAATGGATCGTTCAGATTTGTTTAATATAAATGCCGGTATCGTACGTAGTCTGATTGAAAAAGTTGCTCAGAGCTGTCCAAAGGCGTTAATTGGTATTATTACTAATCCGGTCAATACCACGGTTCCGATAGCAGCAGAGGTATTAAAAAAGACCGGTGTGTATGATAGAAATCGACTATTTGGTGTAACAACCTTAGATATTATCCGTTCTAACACTTTTGTTGCTGAATTAAAAGGTAAAAAACCGCAAGAAATTGAAGTGACGGTTATTGGAGGTCATTCTGGCGTAACGATTCTACCGCTACTCTCTCAAATTCCAGCAGTTAGCTTTACCGAACAGGAAGCTGAGGAGCTAACTAAACGTATCCAAAATGCGGGAACTGAAGTTGTAGAAGCAAAAGCCGGTGGTGGATCCGCAACACTTTCTATGGGACAAGCCGCTGCACGATTTGGTTTATCATTAATACACGCTTTAAATGGTAAAGAAAATATAATCGAATGTGCATATGTGGAAGGTGATGGTGAATATGCGCGTTTTTTTGCTCAGCCAATACGTTTAGGTAAAAATGGTATTGAAGAAAGATTACCTATAAATATTATGAATACCTTTGAAAAAAATAAATTGGAAAATATGTTAGAGACACTCAATAAAGATATTAAATTAGGCGAAGATTTTATTAATAAATAA
- a CDS encoding helix-turn-helix domain-containing protein, whose product MISQKSDWHPADIIAALRKRGTTLAAISRQAGLSSSTLANALSRPWPKGEWIIANFLNLHPSEIWPSRYYDFNTGELLERNIRQPTNKNNE is encoded by the coding sequence ATGATTTCACAGAAATCTGATTGGCATCCTGCGGATATTATTGCAGCGCTAAGAAAACGCGGAACAACATTAGCAGCTATATCAAGACAAGCAGGTTTAAGCTCTTCTACCCTAGCCAATGCTTTATCTCGGCCCTGGCCAAAAGGAGAATGGATAATTGCAAACTTTTTAAACCTTCATCCCTCTGAAATATGGCCTAGCCGTTATTACGATTTCAATACAGGAGAATTATTAGAACGAAATATTCGTCAGCCTACTAATAAAAATAACGAATAA
- a CDS encoding DNA-binding protein has protein sequence MKKEWYTAKELAGLVGLPSSPQGINLMARREGWEQRRKRGVQGKAVEYHVSSLPEDVFNVLSLNDNSIDYRGKGKRQDAFLIWVEAYKQLTKKEREKIIKFILREGLEKLIGYINCCEAILVEEDNSGTG, from the coding sequence ATGAAAAAAGAATGGTATACCGCGAAAGAACTCGCTGGATTGGTTGGTTTGCCTTCATCACCACAAGGTATCAACCTAATGGCTCGCAGGGAAGGTTGGGAGCAACGTCGAAAACGTGGAGTCCAAGGCAAAGCTGTTGAATATCATGTCAGTAGTCTGCCTGAAGATGTATTTAATGTATTATCGCTAAATGATAACTCTATTGATTATCGCGGCAAAGGAAAACGACAAGATGCTTTTTTAATTTGGGTCGAAGCTTATAAACAATTAACAAAAAAAGAGCGTGAAAAAATTATTAAATTTATTTTACGGGAAGGATTGGAAAAGTTAATTGGTTATATCAATTGTTGTGAAGCGATATTAGTGGAAGAAGATAACTCTGGAACAGGATGA
- the ispB gene encoding octaprenyl diphosphate synthase codes for MNLESIINLTAKDMEAVNKAILNQLNSDVYLINQLGHYIISGGGKKIRPMIAILVGRALGYQGEKHINVAALVEFIHTATLLHDDVVDESTLRRGKKTANSVFGNAASVLVGDFIYTRSFQMMTALDSMPVLKLMSDATNVIAEGEVSQLINCNNPDITESIYMQVIYSKTARLFEAATHASAIVSGANETQQQALRDYGRFLGTAFQLIDDLLDYDADSTTIGKNIGDDLNEGKLTLPLLHAMKKGTAEESALIRNAIEKGNGRHLLSTILITMKRCGSLEYTRDRAREEADKAIKTLDILPDTSYKDALISLACISVQRPS; via the coding sequence ATGAATTTAGAATCAATTATCAATCTAACCGCAAAAGACATGGAAGCGGTTAATAAAGCAATCTTGAATCAATTAAATTCAGATGTCTACCTCATTAATCAACTAGGTCACTATATTATCAGTGGTGGCGGAAAAAAAATTCGGCCTATGATTGCTATTCTGGTTGGAAGAGCGCTAGGTTATCAAGGCGAAAAGCACATTAATGTAGCAGCATTGGTTGAATTTATTCATACCGCAACATTACTACATGATGATGTTGTTGATGAGTCAACCTTGCGGCGCGGGAAAAAAACAGCAAATTCTGTTTTCGGTAATGCCGCCAGTGTATTAGTAGGAGACTTTATTTATACCCGCTCATTTCAAATGATGACAGCACTTGATTCAATGCCTGTTTTAAAACTGATGTCTGATGCAACAAATGTCATTGCAGAAGGTGAAGTTTCACAACTAATCAATTGTAATAATCCAGACATCACCGAAAGCATCTATATGCAAGTAATATATAGTAAAACTGCACGCCTATTTGAAGCTGCGACACATGCATCAGCGATTGTATCTGGTGCCAATGAGACCCAGCAACAAGCCTTACGAGATTATGGTCGTTTTCTTGGTACGGCCTTCCAACTGATTGATGATCTTCTAGATTATGACGCGGATAGTACCACTATTGGCAAAAATATCGGCGATGATTTAAATGAGGGAAAGTTAACATTACCGCTACTTCATGCAATGAAAAAAGGCACCGCAGAAGAATCCGCACTTATTCGTAACGCAATAGAAAAAGGTAATGGGCGCCATTTACTTAGTACTATATTAATTACCATGAAACGCTGTGGCTCTCTTGAATATACCCGTGACCGAGCTAGAGAGGAAGCCGATAAAGCAATTAAAACGCTAGATATCTTACCTGACACATCTTATAAGGATGCTCTGATCAGCTTGGCTTGCATTTCCGTGCAACGCCCCTCGTGA